A region from the Brevibacterium paucivorans genome encodes:
- a CDS encoding histidine phosphatase family protein, translated as MVTIILLRHGESTANVQRVLAGRLAGVELTDRGREQVAKVAQELPRIDVIRHSTIDRCVDTARIVASNRTSAQSSDVTLEADSRFDEVDYGEWSGLALDDLRTRAHWERVQQSPHTFEFPGGEAMTHVFNRAVDGLTSLINDLGPGQTGLIVSHGDVIKAMVAHAVGAGLSNFQRFGVQPAQFCVLHVQGQAMTLSLGGSRIPGTTLGGEC; from the coding sequence ATGGTGACGATCATACTGTTGCGCCACGGTGAAAGCACAGCGAACGTGCAACGCGTTCTTGCTGGTCGCCTTGCGGGTGTTGAGCTCACTGACCGAGGTCGTGAGCAGGTGGCCAAGGTAGCTCAAGAACTCCCGCGCATCGATGTGATCCGGCACTCTACGATCGACCGGTGCGTGGACACTGCACGTATTGTTGCTTCAAACCGCACAAGCGCCCAGAGCAGTGACGTCACTCTTGAAGCAGACAGCCGGTTCGACGAAGTCGACTACGGCGAATGGTCCGGTCTAGCTCTCGATGATCTGCGCACACGCGCACACTGGGAGCGGGTCCAGCAGTCACCCCACACATTCGAGTTCCCCGGCGGTGAAGCGATGACCCACGTCTTTAACCGGGCCGTGGACGGACTCACGTCACTCATCAACGACCTCGGGCCGGGACAAACTGGACTCATCGTGTCCCACGGCGATGTCATAAAAGCGATGGTCGCTCATGCGGTCGGCGCGGGACTGAGTAACTTTCAACGCTTTGGGGTGCAGCCTGCCCAGTTTTGCGTGCTTCATGTACAGGGACAGGCGATGACGCTGAGCCTGGGCGGAAGCAGAATACCTGGCACCACTTTGGGTGGCGAGTGCTAA
- a CDS encoding MFS transporter, whose amino-acid sequence MTLEQRRLLGVALVPLLSALLSVSIVNVVLPSVQSTIGASNSGLQWVLAGYTLSFGVVLVPAGRAGDVYGRGRLFIAGLVLFGAGSLVAGLAPNTLILNLARVGMGLGSGLLNPQTVGLIQQFFTGKQRGVAFGLFGATVGVSVAIGPVLGGVLIALLGPEWGWRSSFLVNVPIVVFAIILAFLWFPQGAWRALKSGVPDIDPVGTMIFTLAILLVMLPFLQHESGLVYLLLPVGLMMFAAWALWERHYTKRGRQPMVDLALFRTPSFANGTLLITLQFTGVTSVWVIVAVFLQQGHDFTAFEAGMIGLPAAVLSIFTSRWSGSRVFTYGRKLVVMGIVVVLVGLIGTASVALLNRSFDVSVWWMMIPLTLVGGAQGVVISPNQTLSLNDVPVAYAGSAGGVIQAGQRLGTAVGIASITGVFFGFEQALGWDGTFALSFSIISVIVALAGCVGVYDMVKGRRAR is encoded by the coding sequence ATGACACTTGAGCAGCGCAGACTCCTAGGAGTCGCGCTCGTCCCGTTGCTTTCGGCGTTGCTCAGCGTTTCGATCGTCAACGTGGTTCTGCCGTCCGTGCAGTCGACGATTGGTGCCTCCAACTCTGGTCTCCAGTGGGTGCTTGCGGGGTACACGCTGTCGTTCGGTGTCGTTCTGGTGCCGGCCGGTCGCGCAGGGGACGTTTACGGCCGAGGTCGTTTATTTATCGCCGGTCTGGTCCTGTTTGGTGCGGGTTCGTTGGTCGCAGGGCTCGCCCCAAATACGTTGATATTGAATCTCGCGCGTGTGGGCATGGGGCTGGGCTCCGGCCTTCTGAACCCCCAAACAGTGGGGCTGATCCAACAGTTTTTCACCGGTAAGCAACGTGGCGTTGCTTTCGGTTTGTTTGGTGCAACAGTAGGTGTTTCGGTTGCCATTGGCCCGGTTCTGGGCGGTGTTTTGATCGCATTGTTGGGCCCTGAGTGGGGCTGGCGATCCTCGTTCTTAGTCAACGTACCCATCGTGGTGTTCGCGATCATCTTGGCATTCCTATGGTTCCCACAAGGTGCGTGGCGGGCGCTCAAGTCCGGCGTACCTGACATCGACCCCGTGGGAACAATGATCTTTACCCTGGCAATTCTGCTTGTCATGTTGCCATTCCTTCAGCACGAAAGCGGGCTGGTGTATCTGCTCTTGCCAGTGGGACTCATGATGTTTGCTGCCTGGGCCTTGTGGGAACGCCACTACACCAAACGAGGTCGCCAACCCATGGTAGATTTGGCGCTTTTCCGTACTCCGAGTTTCGCGAACGGAACCTTACTCATCACGCTACAGTTCACTGGAGTGACGAGCGTATGGGTGATCGTTGCAGTATTCCTTCAGCAGGGGCACGACTTCACTGCCTTTGAAGCAGGCATGATCGGACTCCCTGCCGCCGTGTTGTCAATTTTTACCTCTCGCTGGTCGGGCTCACGGGTTTTTACGTACGGTCGCAAACTGGTCGTCATGGGTATCGTGGTGGTGCTTGTGGGACTGATTGGCACGGCTAGCGTCGCACTGCTCAACCGGTCGTTTGATGTGAGCGTGTGGTGGATGATGATTCCGCTGACACTTGTCGGTGGCGCTCAAGGCGTCGTGATTAGCCCCAATCAAACACTTTCCTTAAACGACGTGCCCGTGGCGTACGCGGGTTCAGCGGGAGGTGTCATCCAGGCGGGTCAACGTTTGGGAACCGCAGTTGGCATTGCCAGTATCACCGGCGTCTTCTTTGGGTTTGAACAAGCGCTTGGGTGGGATGGAACCTTTGCGCTGTCCTTTTCCATCATTTCGGTCATTGTTGCATTGGCCGGGTGTGTGGGCGTTTATGACATGGTCAAGGGACGTCGCGCGCGTTAG
- a CDS encoding DMT family transporter, whose translation MSGAFMVGATIAVQGLVNGALASKVGIGVLAATASFSIGLVLISIITACSRSARRGVVTVVGYLFSGLVPFWLFLGGVAGGTVVISQAVSVPVIGVTIFTTSITAGQLVGGLLVDATRIPPGGKKKITVQRVAGVLIVMAGVAASATGSASLGFAWWWPLFPFGVGTLVALQQAVNGRIRVISGSTLAATFINFAVGTSYLGLFSIALVSIGYSWTALPRTHEMWMLTGGILGVFVIGMSAFVVQGLGVLTMTIITLLGNMTASVVIDIATGHAQTALSPLTLLSLGLVTTGSLVVSTARTKPKP comes from the coding sequence GTGAGCGGCGCGTTCATGGTCGGTGCAACGATCGCTGTGCAGGGCTTAGTCAACGGTGCTTTGGCCTCGAAAGTGGGAATCGGCGTTTTGGCCGCTACGGCGTCGTTCTCGATCGGTTTAGTTCTGATCTCGATCATCACGGCGTGTAGTCGTTCTGCCCGCCGAGGTGTCGTCACCGTTGTGGGTTACCTGTTCTCGGGTTTGGTTCCCTTTTGGTTGTTCTTGGGTGGTGTCGCAGGTGGCACCGTGGTCATCTCGCAAGCAGTCTCGGTCCCTGTCATTGGGGTGACGATTTTTACGACTTCCATTACTGCGGGTCAGTTGGTGGGTGGTCTGCTGGTCGATGCCACCCGAATTCCTCCTGGCGGGAAGAAGAAGATTACCGTCCAGCGAGTCGCGGGCGTGCTCATTGTCATGGCCGGAGTCGCTGCCTCTGCGACCGGTTCAGCGTCTTTGGGGTTCGCGTGGTGGTGGCCCCTCTTTCCCTTTGGAGTGGGCACCTTGGTTGCGCTTCAGCAGGCGGTCAACGGGCGTATCCGAGTCATTAGTGGATCCACCCTGGCGGCGACGTTTATTAACTTCGCGGTGGGTACGTCGTACTTGGGTCTGTTTTCAATCGCGCTAGTGTCGATTGGTTATTCGTGGACTGCTCTGCCGCGGACGCACGAAATGTGGATGCTCACCGGCGGGATCCTGGGTGTCTTTGTGATCGGGATGTCGGCGTTTGTGGTCCAGGGTTTAGGTGTGCTCACCATGACCATCATTACCCTTCTTGGGAATATGACGGCATCGGTGGTCATCGATATTGCGACGGGACACGCCCAAACTGCCTTAAGCCCGCTTACCCTGCTGTCGCTGGGTTTGGTGACTACCGGCAGTCTGGTCGTGTCTACTGCACGGACTAAGCCGAAACCATAA
- a CDS encoding M20/M25/M40 family metallo-hydrolase, which produces MSALDKVCDEAASEVVQLCQDLIRFDTQNWGEGKANPERIAADYIAEKLAEVGVESQIFESAPGRANLFARIPGKNPDRPALVVHGHTDVVPADASEWSVDPFEAVIKDGCVWGRGAVDMKDMDAMIVAGVRALVRNNVQPDRDLIIAFFADEEAGSTYGSHWVVKNHPEVFEGASEAISEVGGYSVDIRGQRAYLVQTAEKGMEWVRLTAHGNAGHGSQINNDNPVVKLAAAVARIGEHEWPTEPPAATRELLAGVSELTGIENTEANRDKLLAELGSALKFVGATFKTTANPTALDAGYKHNVIPGQASALIDCRPLPGRNEDALLTLKELAGPDVVVEQVISGVSLETPFEGDLVDRMKEAVEAEDPGATVLPYTLSGGTDNKALSELGITGYGFAPLKLTGDLDFPAMFHGVDERVPLEALDFGARTLVRFMVSA; this is translated from the coding sequence ATGAGCGCGTTAGACAAAGTGTGCGATGAGGCGGCGTCAGAGGTCGTGCAGCTGTGCCAGGACCTGATCCGTTTTGACACCCAGAACTGGGGCGAAGGAAAGGCGAACCCTGAACGCATTGCCGCGGACTATATTGCCGAAAAGCTCGCCGAGGTGGGCGTCGAGTCCCAGATTTTCGAGTCCGCTCCTGGGCGGGCCAACCTGTTTGCGAGGATCCCGGGGAAGAACCCGGACCGCCCGGCGTTGGTTGTCCACGGCCACACAGACGTTGTTCCGGCTGACGCGTCCGAATGGAGCGTCGACCCGTTCGAAGCGGTCATTAAAGACGGGTGCGTGTGGGGTCGCGGTGCGGTTGACATGAAGGATATGGACGCCATGATCGTTGCCGGTGTTCGCGCTCTGGTGCGTAACAACGTTCAGCCGGACCGCGATCTGATCATCGCGTTCTTCGCTGATGAAGAAGCTGGTTCCACTTACGGTTCGCACTGGGTTGTGAAGAACCACCCCGAGGTGTTTGAAGGTGCCTCTGAAGCCATCTCCGAGGTGGGTGGATACTCGGTTGATATTCGCGGGCAGCGTGCGTACTTAGTACAAACTGCCGAGAAGGGAATGGAGTGGGTCCGCCTGACAGCCCACGGTAATGCGGGGCACGGTTCGCAGATTAACAACGACAACCCGGTGGTGAAGTTGGCGGCCGCAGTGGCCCGTATCGGTGAGCACGAGTGGCCTACCGAACCCCCTGCCGCAACCCGTGAACTTCTTGCTGGTGTATCCGAACTGACAGGCATTGAGAACACGGAAGCTAACCGCGACAAGCTTCTTGCAGAGCTGGGCTCAGCTTTGAAGTTCGTTGGGGCGACCTTCAAGACCACAGCAAACCCTACTGCGCTTGACGCTGGGTACAAGCACAATGTGATTCCTGGTCAGGCATCGGCACTCATCGACTGCCGTCCTTTGCCCGGGCGCAACGAAGACGCACTTTTGACCTTGAAGGAACTGGCTGGACCCGATGTTGTGGTCGAGCAAGTCATTTCGGGTGTGTCGCTTGAAACACCGTTTGAGGGTGACTTGGTCGATCGGATGAAAGAGGCGGTTGAAGCCGAAGATCCTGGCGCCACGGTCTTGCCGTACACGCTGTCTGGTGGAACCGACAACAAGGCATTGTCCGAACTTGGCATTACGGGCTATGGCTTTGCGCCGCTCAAACTGACAGGCGATTTGGACTTCCCAGCCATGTTCCACGGTGTCGACGAGCGTGTTCCCCTGGAAGCCTTGGACTTCGGCGCACGTACTCTTGTGAGGTTTATGGTTTCGGCTTAG
- a CDS encoding undecaprenyl-diphosphate phosphatase, producing MDWLVAIIMGIVQGLTEFLPISSSAHLRIVGEFLMPGREPGAFFTAIIQIGTETAVLVYFWKDIVRIISKWFKALVGKHDRRDPDVRLGWLVIIGSIPIGVLGLLFQDMIETTFRSLWIVGSMLIIFGLLLGLADRVGRKEYTLDKMSWGQGLLYGGAQALALIPGVSRSGGTIMAGRFMGFTREAAARYSFLLAIPAVMASGLYSLAKAANEPLTLGWGPTAVATIVSFGVGYAVIVGFLKFIQTKSFAVFVWYRVALGILIFVLLGTGVLSA from the coding sequence ATGGACTGGCTCGTCGCCATCATTATGGGAATCGTGCAGGGACTCACGGAGTTCCTACCCATCTCCTCGTCCGCGCACTTGCGTATTGTGGGCGAGTTCCTCATGCCGGGTCGCGAACCGGGCGCCTTCTTCACTGCGATCATCCAGATCGGTACTGAAACGGCTGTTCTGGTGTACTTCTGGAAAGACATCGTTCGGATTATTTCCAAGTGGTTCAAAGCCCTGGTTGGCAAGCACGACCGACGTGACCCCGACGTTCGCCTGGGCTGGCTCGTCATCATCGGGTCTATCCCAATTGGCGTGCTGGGCCTTCTGTTCCAGGACATGATCGAGACGACGTTCCGAAGCCTGTGGATCGTGGGCAGTATGCTCATCATCTTTGGTCTGCTGTTGGGCCTTGCCGACCGCGTGGGTCGCAAGGAGTACACGCTCGACAAAATGTCCTGGGGACAGGGTTTGCTCTACGGTGGCGCCCAAGCGTTGGCGCTCATTCCCGGCGTGTCGCGTTCGGGTGGAACGATCATGGCCGGGCGTTTCATGGGCTTTACGCGTGAAGCTGCCGCTCGCTATTCGTTCTTGCTTGCGATCCCAGCAGTGATGGCCTCCGGTCTGTACTCGCTGGCCAAGGCTGCCAACGAACCGCTCACCTTGGGATGGGGCCCCACGGCCGTTGCGACGATCGTGAGCTTTGGCGTGGGTTACGCGGTGATCGTTGGATTCCTCAAGTTCATTCAGACCAAGTCGTTCGCAGTGTTCGTGTGGTACCGCGTGGCCTTGGGTATCCTGATCTTCGTCCTGTTGGGCACAGGAGTTCTGAGCGCTTAA
- a CDS encoding DUF3145 domain-containing protein: MNTQGVLFVHSAPRALCPHIEWAAGGALGAQAKFDWSDQPAAPGLLRAEICWRGPAGSGAKIASALRGWDNVRYEVTEEPSEGYDGGRWSHTPELGIYHAITDAFGNIVVPEDRIRSVMEIASGRPDLFAERMDALLGQDWDNELEPFRHAGEGAPVRWLSKVG, from the coding sequence ATGAATACTCAGGGCGTACTGTTCGTCCACTCTGCACCGCGTGCACTGTGCCCACACATCGAATGGGCAGCAGGCGGTGCTCTTGGCGCTCAAGCTAAGTTTGACTGGTCCGACCAACCGGCGGCACCAGGACTTCTGCGTGCCGAAATCTGCTGGCGTGGCCCAGCCGGTTCAGGTGCCAAGATCGCCTCTGCGCTTCGTGGTTGGGACAACGTTCGCTACGAAGTCACCGAAGAACCGTCAGAAGGTTACGACGGTGGCCGTTGGAGCCACACGCCCGAACTCGGCATCTACCACGCAATCACCGATGCGTTCGGCAACATCGTCGTCCCCGAAGACCGCATCCGGTCAGTCATGGAAATTGCTTCAGGACGCCCCGACCTCTTCGCGGAACGTATGGACGCGCTCCTGGGTCAGGACTGGGACAACGAACTGGAACCATTCCGCCACGCAGGCGAGGGCGCACCAGTTCGCTGGCTGTCCAAGGTGGGCTAA
- a CDS encoding EAL domain-containing protein, with protein MDSDDLEHVIRHGLIGTKFEPVHDNVTGSPAGYVVTPFRRDIDDCDSDRLRESIQQSDHTGDYDSSIRGIALRDAENAGITQNTRLFFSAEPESLVTLEERPDSQARSMILKLDHTSVRDNPAAVLRSIRSARQMGWGIGIRNVGLDLESLSFIPLINPSIVGLHPDVLRIEDRAYLSKLTWLLQSHIERTSGVIFARGVRDERDVDLAEQMGVRLISGPFFGPGTETPEPLEMAAEDYLADHYTRNKQVQGTPYSISQSLGRDPLITSQDLLLEEIRSLLERAKHAGPSAVVVVVHSSDECLDPTIGDLIRSIAPEVGVLASVSGESVATTLPNIMTGPLDSSDPLRNEYGVVVVSSDWSAMITAHRLARPGAEGRTDFETYFTTDRFACVDGARAVLSRLASRRNV; from the coding sequence GTGGATTCTGACGACCTCGAACATGTGATCCGGCACGGGCTCATTGGCACCAAATTTGAACCCGTCCACGACAACGTCACGGGGTCTCCTGCAGGCTATGTGGTCACTCCGTTCCGTCGCGATATCGACGATTGTGACAGCGATCGCTTACGTGAATCGATCCAGCAGTCTGATCACACAGGTGACTACGACTCATCAATCCGTGGCATCGCGTTGCGTGATGCTGAAAACGCGGGCATTACACAAAACACGCGCCTCTTCTTCTCAGCCGAACCAGAATCCCTCGTCACGCTAGAAGAACGCCCCGACTCGCAAGCGCGCTCCATGATCCTGAAACTCGATCACACAAGTGTGCGCGACAATCCGGCTGCCGTGTTGCGCTCAATCCGCTCGGCCCGTCAGATGGGGTGGGGGATTGGAATTCGCAACGTGGGTCTGGACCTGGAGTCGCTTTCCTTCATCCCGCTCATCAACCCGTCGATTGTGGGCCTTCACCCGGATGTCTTGCGCATCGAAGACCGCGCATACCTCTCCAAACTCACGTGGCTCCTTCAATCCCACATCGAACGCACCTCGGGCGTGATCTTTGCACGCGGCGTCCGCGACGAACGCGACGTGGACCTTGCCGAGCAAATGGGAGTCCGCCTCATCAGCGGACCATTCTTCGGACCGGGAACCGAAACTCCCGAACCTCTCGAAATGGCCGCCGAAGACTACCTGGCAGACCACTACACGCGCAACAAGCAAGTGCAGGGAACCCCGTACTCCATCAGCCAGTCACTGGGGCGCGACCCACTGATTACCTCCCAAGACCTTCTGCTCGAAGAGATCCGGTCTCTGCTTGAGCGAGCTAAACACGCGGGACCGTCCGCGGTTGTCGTGGTAGTTCACTCATCTGATGAGTGTCTGGATCCGACGATTGGTGACCTCATCCGCAGTATCGCTCCCGAGGTGGGAGTCCTGGCGTCCGTGTCAGGGGAGTCGGTCGCGACCACCCTGCCGAACATCATGACAGGGCCGTTAGACTCATCGGATCCGTTGCGCAACGAATACGGAGTGGTCGTGGTGAGCTCAGATTGGTCCGCCATGATTACTGCGCACCGGCTTGCGCGGCCCGGGGCAGAAGGGCGAACCGACTTTGAAACGTACTTCACCACCGACCGTTTTGCGTGCGTGGACGGTGCCCGCGCCGTTCTGAGCCGGCTTGCTTCGCGCAGGAACGTTTAG
- a CDS encoding NAD-dependent epimerase/dehydratase family protein has translation MKIIVFGGDGFCGWPTVLHLSQRGHDVMIVDNLSRRRIDDELGAQSLTPIASIEERIDAWEETSGNKLQFRNFNMATQPDQLLETLVEFAPDTVIHFAQQRSAPYSMKRPENKRYTVDNNVNATNNLLTAIVESGLDIHLVHLGTMGVYGYGTAGMKIPEGYLDVEVPNEETGENVHQQILYPTNPGSIYHMTKVLDQHLFAYYAKNDALRITDLHQGIVWGTNTEETRSDERLINRFDYDGDYGTVLNRFLMQAAVGYPLTVHGTGGQTRAFIHIQDTVRCIEIAVNNPPASGDRVKIFNQMTETHRVRDLAKLICSITDARMELVNNPRHESAENDLHVKNDTFLDLGLEPTTLSEGLLLEVEETAKRYADRADMSKIPARSLWTNNQSAGVPTDAPVVG, from the coding sequence GTGAAGATTATCGTTTTCGGTGGAGACGGCTTCTGTGGCTGGCCCACTGTTTTGCACCTGTCTCAGCGTGGCCACGACGTCATGATTGTGGACAATCTGTCTCGTCGCAGAATTGACGATGAACTCGGAGCACAGTCCCTCACCCCTATTGCTTCGATTGAGGAACGCATCGACGCGTGGGAAGAAACCTCTGGCAACAAGCTTCAGTTCCGCAACTTCAACATGGCAACCCAGCCGGATCAGCTGCTGGAGACGCTGGTTGAGTTTGCGCCGGACACGGTCATTCACTTTGCACAACAGCGGTCCGCTCCTTATTCCATGAAGCGACCTGAAAACAAGCGTTACACGGTGGACAACAACGTGAACGCCACCAACAATTTGCTCACCGCGATTGTCGAATCGGGTCTGGACATCCACCTGGTACACCTGGGAACCATGGGCGTGTACGGTTACGGAACCGCCGGCATGAAGATCCCGGAAGGTTACCTCGATGTGGAGGTACCCAACGAAGAGACCGGTGAGAACGTTCACCAGCAGATCCTCTACCCCACGAACCCTGGCTCCATCTACCACATGACCAAGGTTCTGGATCAGCACTTGTTCGCGTACTACGCCAAGAACGACGCACTGCGTATCACCGACCTCCACCAGGGAATTGTGTGGGGCACCAATACGGAAGAAACGCGTAGCGACGAACGTCTCATCAACCGGTTCGACTACGACGGAGACTACGGAACCGTCCTCAACCGGTTCCTCATGCAAGCGGCCGTCGGCTACCCGCTCACGGTCCACGGAACCGGGGGCCAGACGCGCGCATTCATCCACATCCAAGACACCGTGCGTTGCATTGAAATCGCAGTCAACAACCCACCGGCATCTGGCGATCGCGTCAAAATCTTCAACCAGATGACCGAAACGCACCGCGTGCGCGACCTCGCCAAGCTCATTTGCTCGATTACCGACGCCCGCATGGAGCTGGTGAACAACCCGCGCCACGAGTCCGCCGAGAACGACTTGCACGTCAAGAACGACACGTTCTTAGACCTCGGCTTGGAGCCCACCACGTTGTCAGAAGGCCTTCTGCTGGAGGTTGAAGAAACCGCCAAACGTTACGCAGACCGCGCTGATATGTCGAAGATTCCAGCCCGGTCGCTGTGGACCAACAATCAGTCCGCCGGAGTGCCCACCGACGCTCCTGTAGTCGGCTAA
- a CDS encoding glycosyltransferase, which produces MRIAIFTEVFLPKIDGVVTRLLGTLDQLRDMGHEAVVFAPGHPPARYAGFRVEPVRSISFKPWYPELKLGLPTERIATTMERFEPHVVHAVNPVWLAAWGTMAATRRNLPLLASFHTDVPEYATRLGLEWITDTSTRWVRYMHNRAEVNLCTSGPMVKRAQEAGIRNVGLWPRAVDTQTYSPENYSHSMRERLTGGNPDDPLVLYVGRLSKEKDLDVCRGMLEHLPANTRLAMVGSGPHKAQLEAMFAGTNTVFTGYMSGQDLAAAYASADAFVFPSTTETLGLVALESLASGVPVVGARAGGIPYAVADERTGFLFEPGNSAEAAHKISLLLDNRSLREKMARAGREQAQEWGWRTATEALVGFYESAIDLHRYAPKSLVGRLRS; this is translated from the coding sequence ATGCGGATCGCAATATTCACCGAGGTTTTTCTTCCAAAAATCGACGGTGTAGTCACGCGGTTGCTGGGCACTTTGGACCAGCTTCGCGACATGGGGCACGAGGCGGTCGTGTTCGCTCCGGGACACCCGCCTGCACGTTATGCGGGGTTCCGGGTAGAACCCGTCCGGTCGATTTCGTTTAAGCCGTGGTATCCCGAGCTCAAACTCGGGTTGCCCACGGAGCGGATCGCAACCACTATGGAACGGTTCGAACCGCACGTGGTTCACGCGGTGAATCCGGTGTGGCTGGCCGCATGGGGAACCATGGCGGCCACACGACGCAATCTGCCACTGCTCGCGTCGTTCCACACTGATGTTCCAGAGTACGCCACCCGCTTGGGGCTCGAATGGATCACCGACACGTCTACGCGCTGGGTGCGGTACATGCACAACCGTGCCGAGGTGAACCTATGTACGTCCGGCCCCATGGTGAAGCGCGCACAAGAGGCGGGCATTCGCAACGTTGGGTTGTGGCCGCGGGCGGTCGACACGCAGACGTACTCGCCTGAGAATTATTCGCACAGCATGCGTGAGCGGCTCACGGGTGGCAACCCTGACGACCCGCTGGTGTTGTATGTGGGAAGACTGTCCAAGGAAAAGGACCTCGACGTGTGCCGAGGCATGCTGGAACACCTGCCGGCGAACACGCGACTAGCTATGGTGGGGTCAGGGCCGCACAAGGCGCAGTTGGAGGCGATGTTCGCAGGGACGAACACGGTTTTCACTGGCTACATGTCGGGCCAGGATCTGGCGGCGGCGTACGCGAGTGCGGATGCGTTTGTGTTCCCGTCGACAACCGAGACGTTGGGGCTCGTGGCACTTGAGTCGTTGGCGTCCGGTGTGCCAGTGGTGGGGGCACGTGCCGGGGGGATTCCGTACGCAGTTGCTGACGAGCGTACGGGCTTTCTGTTTGAGCCGGGGAATTCCGCCGAGGCGGCCCACAAGATTTCGTTGCTGTTGGACAACCGCTCACTGCGGGAGAAGATGGCGCGTGCTGGTCGCGAGCAGGCTCAGGAGTGGGGTTGGCGAACTGCAACTGAGGCCTTAGTGGGCTTTTATGAATCCGCGATTGATTTGCACCGGTATGCGCCCAAGTCGCTGGTGGGCCGGTTGCGGTCGTAG
- a CDS encoding glycosyltransferase yields the protein MTTELGVTLKEHHAASEPLTICLAAETYAPEVNGAAVFAERLAHGLASRGHSVHVICPSPSGYERSERAGDVWVHYIRSWHWPWHPTWMICMPWWVKPAVKNLIDTIKPDVIHTQAHFVIGRYAIAEATARNIPLVATNHFMPNNVEPYILAPGPVRSVGTRMAWRDLKNQFEQADYLTVPTQLAADLLTENGFTRHVRPVSCGIDLSEFSPSDEPAGDKPPSVLFVGRLSSEKHIEDLLAAVARTSPELNLHATIIGAGEQLQALKQQAQDLGIADRVNIPGKVSQEQLVQAYKDATFFCMPSTAELQSIATLEALASGKPVVLADAVALPHLVRHGENGYLFEPRNVDELATAFTRLATAEEDDLGRMSEVSQTIARQHDISHTVSTFEDIYRAVIAQKS from the coding sequence ATGACGACCGAACTGGGAGTAACACTGAAAGAGCACCACGCCGCTTCAGAGCCCTTGACGATTTGTTTGGCCGCCGAAACCTACGCGCCCGAAGTGAATGGCGCAGCAGTTTTTGCGGAGCGACTCGCCCACGGTTTAGCGAGCAGAGGGCACTCGGTTCACGTCATTTGTCCGTCACCTTCGGGGTACGAACGCAGTGAACGCGCAGGCGATGTGTGGGTTCACTACATCAGGTCCTGGCACTGGCCGTGGCACCCCACATGGATGATCTGCATGCCGTGGTGGGTCAAACCTGCGGTCAAGAACCTGATTGACACGATTAAGCCGGACGTTATTCACACGCAAGCTCACTTTGTGATTGGCCGGTATGCGATCGCTGAAGCAACCGCCCGGAACATCCCGCTGGTGGCCACTAACCACTTCATGCCCAACAACGTGGAACCCTACATCCTTGCCCCTGGCCCGGTCCGTTCGGTCGGAACCCGCATGGCTTGGCGGGATCTGAAGAACCAGTTCGAACAAGCGGACTATCTCACCGTTCCCACCCAGCTCGCCGCCGATCTCCTTACCGAAAACGGCTTCACACGCCACGTCCGCCCAGTGTCGTGCGGAATCGACCTGTCGGAATTCTCGCCCAGCGACGAACCCGCGGGGGACAAGCCACCTTCAGTCCTGTTCGTAGGTCGCCTCTCAAGTGAAAAACACATCGAGGACCTGCTGGCAGCAGTTGCACGCACCTCACCAGAACTGAACCTCCACGCCACGATCATCGGGGCAGGCGAACAACTTCAGGCACTGAAACAACAGGCGCAGGACCTCGGCATTGCGGACCGCGTCAACATTCCCGGCAAAGTCAGCCAAGAACAACTTGTGCAGGCGTACAAAGACGCCACCTTCTTCTGCATGCCGTCCACCGCGGAACTGCAGTCGATCGCCACACTTGAAGCGTTGGCATCCGGCAAGCCCGTTGTCCTCGCCGACGCCGTTGCCCTTCCTCACCTGGTCCGTCACGGCGAGAACGGCTACCTCTTCGAACCTCGCAACGTAGACGAACTCGCAACCGCGTTTACCCGCCTCGCTACGGCAGAGGAGGACGACCTCGGCCGCATGAGCGAAGTCTCCCAGACGATTGCCCGCCAACACGACATCAGCCACACCGTGAGCACATTCGAAGACATATACCGGGCCGTCATCGCACAGAAGTCATGA